TGCGGGCACCTGCCTCATCGCTTCGATGACCGCTTGCGCCCCGCAACAAAAAGAAACACCTAAGCCCGAACGCACTCCCGAAGCGCTCGCGATGCTCCAGACACTGAAAACGCTCCCGCAGCAAGGCGTGTTTATGTTCGGACATCACGATGATCCCGTGTATGGCATCCGCTGGGACGGAGATGAAAACCGCAGCGACGTGAAAAGCGTGTGTGGCGACTATCCCGCCATGATGTCGTTCGACTTGGGACATATCGAACTGGGCGATAGTGTCAACCTCGACAAAGTATCGTTCGACCGCATCCGACGTGAAGTGGTAGCACAATACGAACGGGGCGGTATGTCCTCCTTCAGCTGGCACCTCGATAATCCGCAGACCGGAAAAGACACATGGGATGTATCCGATTCTACCGTCGTGCGTTCCGTTCTGCCCGGAGGAGCCAACCACGAGAAATTCATCACGTGGCTGGACCGTGCCGCCGATTACATGAACTCTATCCAAACAGCGGACGGAACCAAAGTTCCTGTCCTCTTCCGTCCGTGGCACGAACACACCGGAAGCTGGTTCTGGTGGGGACAGAAGCTCTGCTCTACCGAAGAATATAAAGCATTGTGGAGCATGACTTACAACCGCATGAAAGAAAAAGGTGCCGACCAATTGCTGTGGGCATACTCGCCCGGCATCGAGCCGAACGACACGACCGAATACCTGGAACGCTATCCGGGAGACAGCATCGTCGACCTCATCGGCGTAGATGCCTACCAGTTCGAAAGAGCCGCCTACGAACAGGCACTCGACAAATCACTGCGGATAATGACCCAGATAGGCAAGTCGCACAATAAAGCCATTGCCGTTACCGAGACCGGATACGAGACCATTCCCGATTCTACATGGTGGACCGGAACACTGATGCCTATTATCCAGAAATATCCCATCAGTTACGTACTGGTATGGCGCAATGCCCGCGAAAAGGAAAACCACTTTTATGCACCTTATCCGGGACAAGTATCGGAACAGGACTTCGTGAAGTTCTACAACGACCCGAAAACTCTTTTTGCCGGAGATATGAAAAGTAACTAATTTAAATTGAACACAGAGACACAAAGACACAGAGAATTAAAGCAAACTTTGTGAACTTTGTATGCTCAAAATAAAACGCTGTGCCTTCGTGCCTCGGTGTTCATTTCCATAATAACCATAAACAACCACGTATATGACCTCATTTGAAGAAAAAGTAAAAGACCTCATTGCCCGTCACGAGGCACTTATCACACGTAAGAACGAACCTGTAGCTGAAAGCAATGGCGTGTACACACGCTATAAATACCCCGTCTTGACCGCAGCGCATACCCCTATCTTCTGGCGTTACGACCTTGACGAGAAAACCAATCCTTACCTGATGGAACGCATCGGCATGAACGCCGTGCTTAACTCGGGAGCGATTAAATGGAACGGGAAATACCTGCTCGTAGCCCGCGTGGAAGGTGCTGACCGCAAATCGTTCTTCGCCGTAGCGGAAAGCCCCAACGGGGTAGACAACTTCCGCTTCTGGGATTACCCTGTAACCATGCCCGATGACGTTATCCCCGCCACCAACATCTACGACATGCGACTCACGGCTCACGAAGACGGCTGGATATATGGTATCTTCTGTGCCGAACGCCATGACAACAATGCTCCGGCAGGCGACCTCTCTTCTGCTACAGCCACTGCAGGCATCGCCCGCACCAAAGACTTGAAGACATGGGAACGCCTGCCCGACCTGAAATCGAAGAGCCAGCAGCGTAACGTGGTGCTTCATCCCGAATTTGTAAACGGCAAATACGCCCTTTACACCCGTCCGCAAGACGGATTCATCGATGCCGGAAGCGGCGGAGGAATCGGCTGGGCACTGATTGACGACATCACGCATGCCGAAGTGAAGGAAGAGAAAATCATCGACCTCCGCTACTACCACACCATCAAGGAAGTGAAGAACGGCGAGGGACCACACCCTATCAAGACTCCGAAAGGCTGGCTGCATTTGGCTCACGGCGTACGCGGATGTGCTGCCGGGCTGCGTTACGTATTATATATGTATATGACTTCACTGGAAGATCCAACCAAGCTTATTGCTTCACCGGGCGGCTACTTCATGGCTCCCGAAGGTGAAGAACGCATCGGCGATGTATCAAATGTATTGTTCACCAACGGCTGGATTGCCGACGAAGATGGCACAGTGCACATCTATTATGCTTCTTCTGACACGCGGATGCATGTTGCGGTATCTACTATCGACAAGTTGGTAGACTACTGCATGAACACGCCTCAAGACGGGCTGACTACTACCGCTTCGGTAGAAACATTGAAAAAGCTCATTGACAAGAACCTTGGGAAATGAATAAGACATTGAACACAGAGGCACAGAGACACGGAGGAATTGTCAATTCTCAATTAAGAAGCTGTTTTGAATTTCTCCAAAAAGTTTTTCTTGGCTTGATGTATCCGTTTTCGTGTGTGCTTTGGGCGATTTTTTAGTCCTTTTCGCTCCTGTTCTTCGTCAGATAGCCCGCTATCTTCCTCATCACAGAAGCGAAAATGCCTCAAAAACTCATCCCAAATCATCGCACGATAAATTCAAAACAGCTTCTAAAAAAACGCTGTGTCTTCGTGTCTCTGTGTTCCATTTCATTATTCACAAACCAATCATAAATTCCCTCTGTGGTGAACCCGATAATTAAAACATAAATAATAACCATGATAAAACTCAAAGAAAAAATCGGCTACGGGCTGGGCGACATGGCTTCCTCAATGTTCTGGAAGCTGTTCGGCGCCTACCTGATGATTTTCTATACCGACGTGTTCGGGCTTCCGGCGGCAATGGTGGGGACGATGTTCCTCGTCACCCGCGTGTGGGACTCGGTGTTCGACCCCGTCATCGGCATCATCGCCGACCGCACGTCAAGCCGCTGGGGAAAGTTCCGCCCCTACCTGCTCTTTCTTGCCGTCCCGTTCGGACTTATCGGCATACTGACGTTCTATACGCCTCCTTTCGGCGAGGCGGGAAAATTAGTCTACGCCTACATCACCTATTCGCTGATGATGATGGTCTATTCGGGCATCAACGTGCCCTACGCTTCGCTCTTAGGCGTCATGAGCCCCAACCCGAAAGAGCGCGGCACGCTTTCTACTTTCCGCATGATGTTCGCCTACATCGGAAGTTTCATCGCCCTGCTGCTGTTCATGCCCATGGCGAATGCTTTCAGCGGACACAGTTCGGACATTGCCGCCCAACAACATGGCTGGCTGATGGCTGTAATGGTCATTGCGGTAATGTGCGTGTTACTTTTCTTCGGCTGCTTCTCGTGGACCAAAGAACGGGTAAAACCTATCAAGGAAGCGAAAAGCTCATTGAAGGATGACATACACGACCTCTTCCATAACCGCCCGTGGTGGATTCTGTTCGGAGCCGGAATCGCCTCGCTGGTGTTTAATTCCATCCGCGACGGAGCGGCGGTGTACTACTTCAAATATTACATCGTGGAATCAGACTTCCACGTCATCACGCTTTTCGGGATGTCGTTCGTATTAAGCGGGCTGTTCCTCTCTGTAGGCCAGGCTGCCAATATCATCGGCGTAGTCTTGGCGGCTCCGGTCAGCAACAAGATAGGCAAGAAAAACACCTTTGCCATCGCCATGCTCCTTGCCACTGTGCTCAGCATCATCTTCTATTGGTTCGACAAAAGCGACCTCGTATGGATATTCGTCTTCCAATGCCTCATCAGCATCTGTGCCGGAAGCATCTTTCCGCTCCTGTGGTCGATGTATGCCGACTGTGCCGACTATTCGGAACTGCGCAGCGGAAACCGCGCTACAGGACTTATCTTCAGTGCCTCGTCGATGAGCCAGAAGTTCGGCTGGGCAATCGGCACGGCAGTAACGGGCTGGCTGCTCTCCTACTTCGGATTCCAAGCCAATGCCGAACAGAGTGCCGAGACCATCCACGGCATCAAACTATTCCTCAGCTGGTTGCCCGGGGCTGCAGCATTCGTCTCGATGCTCTTCGTCATCGGCTATCCCTTGGGCGAACAGAAGATGAAAGAAATCATCGGCAAGCTGAACGAGAAACGGAAATCCTAACTTTCATTCTCACCACAGATTACACAGATTTTTTAATCAGACAGGAAGCTGATAAAATCTAAATTGAAAATCTGTGTAATCTGTGGTGAAAAAAACAATGCGCTATGAATCAACTTATCAACCAGCTTCGGAACGAAATGCGCTCCGAGCTTGAAAACAACATCCTTCCGTTTTGGATGAACAAAATGGAAGATAACGAAGAAGGCGGCTTCTACGGACAAATCACCGGCGAAGACGAATTGAAACCTGAAGCATCGAAAGGCGCCATTCTGAACGCACGCATCCTGTGGACGTTCTCGTCTGCCTACCGCCTGCTGAAGAAACCCGAATACTTAGAAACAGCTACCCGTGCCAAACGCTATCTGATAGACCGGTTCTACGACCCGCAGTACGGCGGCATTTACTGGGAACTGGACTATAAAGGCAATCCGCTCGATACGAAAAAACAAATCTATGCCATCGGCTTCGCTATTTACGGACTGAGTGAATACGCCCGTGCTACAGGTGATGAAGAAGCCTTGGCGTATGCCCAACAATTATTTGATGTCATCGAACAACACAGCTTCGATTCCGAACAAAACGGATATGTGGAAGCATTGACCCGCGACTGGCAACCCATCGAAGACATGCGCCTGAGCGACAAGGACGAAAACGAAAAGAAAACGATGAACACGCACCTGCACATCCTGGAACCTTACACCAACCTCTACCGCGTATGGAAGGACGAACAGCTGGAACGACAACTACGGAACCTGATTGAAGTATTCATCACCCGCATCCTCGACCCACAGACCGGACACCTCAACCTGTTCTTCGAAGAAGACTGGACCAACAAATACCGCATCTATTCGTACGGTCACGACATCGAAGCCTCATGGCTTATCCACGAAGCGGCATTGGTACTGGGCGACCCGGAAGTGCTGAAACGGATAGAGCCCATCATCATCCGGATAGCTCAAGCCGCCGATGAAGGGCTGAACCCCGATGGAAGCATGATATACGAAAACTTCCTCGACAAACAAAAGATAGACCGTGAACTGCACTGGTGGGTACAGGCGGAAAACGTAGTAGGACACATCAATCTCTACCAGCACTTCGGCGACACGGAAGCTCTCGACACCGCCGCCCGTTGCTGGGAGTTCATCAAGACGAAACTGATAGACCGCGAACAAGGCGAATGGCACTGGAGCCTCCTGCCCGACGGCACCGTAAACCGTCGCGATGACAAGGCTGGTTTCTGGAAATGTCCTTACCACAACGGCCGCATGTGCATGGAGGTCATCGAACGCTTCTGACTTTTTCACCACAGATTACACAGATTTTCAATTTAGATTTTAAAGTCTATACAAACTGTCAGTTCAGAAACGCAGATTAACACAAATTTTCGCAGATTATTTTCATTGACTATTGGACTATTTACGATTTACTATTTTGCCCTAAATCGTACTTTGTCAATCGAAAAATTGTAAATAAAATAATCTGCGTTAATCCGTGAAAATCTGCGTTTCTAATAATTCAGCAAAAACCATGAAACAACTGAGCTTAATCCT
The Phocaeicola salanitronis DSM 18170 genome window above contains:
- a CDS encoding glycoside hydrolase family 130 protein produces the protein MTSFEEKVKDLIARHEALITRKNEPVAESNGVYTRYKYPVLTAAHTPIFWRYDLDEKTNPYLMERIGMNAVLNSGAIKWNGKYLLVARVEGADRKSFFAVAESPNGVDNFRFWDYPVTMPDDVIPATNIYDMRLTAHEDGWIYGIFCAERHDNNAPAGDLSSATATAGIARTKDLKTWERLPDLKSKSQQRNVVLHPEFVNGKYALYTRPQDGFIDAGSGGGIGWALIDDITHAEVKEEKIIDLRYYHTIKEVKNGEGPHPIKTPKGWLHLAHGVRGCAAGLRYVLYMYMTSLEDPTKLIASPGGYFMAPEGEERIGDVSNVLFTNGWIADEDGTVHIYYASSDTRMHVAVSTIDKLVDYCMNTPQDGLTTTASVETLKKLIDKNLGK
- a CDS encoding AGE family epimerase/isomerase is translated as MNQLINQLRNEMRSELENNILPFWMNKMEDNEEGGFYGQITGEDELKPEASKGAILNARILWTFSSAYRLLKKPEYLETATRAKRYLIDRFYDPQYGGIYWELDYKGNPLDTKKQIYAIGFAIYGLSEYARATGDEEALAYAQQLFDVIEQHSFDSEQNGYVEALTRDWQPIEDMRLSDKDENEKKTMNTHLHILEPYTNLYRVWKDEQLERQLRNLIEVFITRILDPQTGHLNLFFEEDWTNKYRIYSYGHDIEASWLIHEAALVLGDPEVLKRIEPIIIRIAQAADEGLNPDGSMIYENFLDKQKIDRELHWWVQAENVVGHINLYQHFGDTEALDTAARCWEFIKTKLIDREQGEWHWSLLPDGTVNRRDDKAGFWKCPYHNGRMCMEVIERF
- a CDS encoding MFS transporter, producing MIKLKEKIGYGLGDMASSMFWKLFGAYLMIFYTDVFGLPAAMVGTMFLVTRVWDSVFDPVIGIIADRTSSRWGKFRPYLLFLAVPFGLIGILTFYTPPFGEAGKLVYAYITYSLMMMVYSGINVPYASLLGVMSPNPKERGTLSTFRMMFAYIGSFIALLLFMPMANAFSGHSSDIAAQQHGWLMAVMVIAVMCVLLFFGCFSWTKERVKPIKEAKSSLKDDIHDLFHNRPWWILFGAGIASLVFNSIRDGAAVYYFKYYIVESDFHVITLFGMSFVLSGLFLSVGQAANIIGVVLAAPVSNKIGKKNTFAIAMLLATVLSIIFYWFDKSDLVWIFVFQCLISICAGSIFPLLWSMYADCADYSELRSGNRATGLIFSASSMSQKFGWAIGTAVTGWLLSYFGFQANAEQSAETIHGIKLFLSWLPGAAAFVSMLFVIGYPLGEQKMKEIIGKLNEKRKS
- a CDS encoding glycoside hydrolase family 26 protein — protein: MKPIHTILAGTCLIASMTACAPQQKETPKPERTPEALAMLQTLKTLPQQGVFMFGHHDDPVYGIRWDGDENRSDVKSVCGDYPAMMSFDLGHIELGDSVNLDKVSFDRIRREVVAQYERGGMSSFSWHLDNPQTGKDTWDVSDSTVVRSVLPGGANHEKFITWLDRAADYMNSIQTADGTKVPVLFRPWHEHTGSWFWWGQKLCSTEEYKALWSMTYNRMKEKGADQLLWAYSPGIEPNDTTEYLERYPGDSIVDLIGVDAYQFERAAYEQALDKSLRIMTQIGKSHNKAIAVTETGYETIPDSTWWTGTLMPIIQKYPISYVLVWRNAREKENHFYAPYPGQVSEQDFVKFYNDPKTLFAGDMKSN